Proteins encoded by one window of Cuniculiplasma divulgatum:
- a CDS encoding DUF1059 domain-containing protein, with product MSRFYYACKDVGFDCSYHIDEPTHKDLWNKIRIHNRYAHNQFDITPEWEEKINKAIQEK from the coding sequence ATGTCAAGATTTTATTATGCTTGTAAGGACGTAGGATTTGATTGCAGTTACCATATTGATGAACCAACTCATAAGGATCTGTGGAACAAAATAAGGATACATAATAGATATGCACACAATCAATTTGATATTACCCCTGAATGGGAAGAAAAAATAAATAAGGCAATACAGGAAAAGTGA